The following nucleotide sequence is from Chlorogloeopsis sp. ULAP01.
TTGCTCAAAGCGCTTTGTTCGTCATTGAATATGCTTTAGCGCAATTGTGGAAGTCCTGGGGTATTTCTCCGCAAGCAATGATTGGACAAGGTGTTGGAGAATATGTCGTTGCGACTTTGGCGGGAGTGTTTTCCCTTGAAGATGCTCTTTTACTTGTAGCGAAAGAGTCTTCTACTAAGTTATTAGAAAAAGTCCAACTCAATCCTCCGAAAATTCCATTCATATCCAATATTAGTGGGACTTGGATTATTCCAACTGAAGCAACAGACTTTAAATATTGGGCACAAATACAGCAACCAACATTTTTTAAGGTAGGAATTGCCGAGTTACTTAAAGATAAACAGCGGATTCTGCTAGAAATTAGTTTCAAAGAAACTTTGAGTAATGCTGAATTACCTGTATCAACTCATCACGAACAGTATTCAGAAATAGCATTTTTACTCAACACATTGGGTCGGTTGTGGATGTTGGGAATCAAGATTGATTGGTCGAGTTTTTATGCTAACGAATGCCGTTATCGTCTTCCTTTACCAACTTATCCCTTTGAGCGTCAGCGTTATTGGATTGAGTCAACAACTTCCCAAGAATCTTTAGAGCTAATATCGGATCATTCTGTTGAAAATAAGCGTTATTCTATTGAGTTAGATGAGTCTAACTCAGAAAAAATTTCATATAAATCATTAGATAAAAAGCCCAATATCGCTGATTGGTTTTATATTCCAGTATGGAAACAATCAAGACCGCTTGAGTTTTTCCAAGCACAAGATCTGAGCGATCAAAAGCTACATTGCTTAGTCTTTGTGGATAACTATGGAGTGGGAACTGAATTTGTCAAACGACTCGAACAACAAAATCAAGATGTCATTACTGTAGAGTTGGGTGAACAATTTAATAAGATTGATGACCGGATATATCGCATCAATCCCCAACAACCAGATAATTATGATGCGTTGCTGAAAGAACTGCAAAATCAGAATTTTAAACTAAATACAATTGCCCATTTTTGGAGCGTTACACCAGATGATATTTCACTCAACAATGAGTATCAAGATATCAGCTTCTATAGTTTATTATTTTTAGCACAAGCAATCGGGAAACAAGATATTTGGGATTTCCTAAAATTGATGGTCGTCACCAGTAACTTACATGATGTAACTGGCGATGAGAATTTATGTCCGCAAAAGGCTACGATATTAGGGTCATGTAAAGTAATTCCTAAAGAATATCGCAATATCAATTGCAGTCTTGTTGATTTAGTAATACCTTCTGCACAAACTTCTTTATCACCCAAAATCATAGATAAATTAGTAGCAGAATTAACACTACAACAAACTAATGAAATAGTTGCTTATCGCGGCTCTCACCGTTGGATACAAACCTTTGATGCAGTTCCTTTAGAAGATGGTATTGCAAGCAAAACTAAGTTAAAAAAAGGTGGAGTTTACTTAATTACTGGTGGACTTGGAGGCATTGGTTTAGTATTAGCAGAGCATTTAGCAAAGACATTCCAAGCTAAATTAATCCTCGTTGGCAGAAAGGGATTACCAAAACGCTCAGAATGGGGACAATGGCTAGGAAATCATGATAGCCAAAATGCTATTAGTCATCAAATTCAAAAAGTGCGATCGCTCTTAAAATTAGGTGCAGAAGTTGAAGTTATAAGTGCCGATGTCACTAATTCCGAACAAATGCAGGCAGTAATTACTCAAGCATTACAAAAATTCGGACAAATTAATGGTGTAATTCATGCGGCTGGTATCCCTGGTGGCGGTGTTAGCCAACTCAAAACGCGGGATATGGCTAACAATGTCTTAGCAGCAAAAGTTCAAGGTACGTTAGTTTTAGAAGAAGTTTTAAAGGTTATAAATTTAGATTTCTTAGTACTTTGTTCGTCCAAAACTTCTATTTTAGGCGAATTTGGACAGATAGATTATTGTGCAGCCAATGCCTTTTTAGATGCTTATGCTTGTTGTAATTATATAGGCGATCGCTTAACAATATCAATCAGTTGGGATACTTGGCAAGAAGTCGGATTTGCAGTAGAAACTGTATTACCAGATAAACTTCAAAAAGAGCGTGCAGAAATTATAAAAAAAGGCATATTACCTCAAGAAGGTATCGATGTTTTTAACCGCATTCTCGCAAGTAATCTGCCTCATATTGTTGTTTCCACTCAAGATTTACCAGAGTTAATTAAGCAAAATAATTCTCCTCATTATTTGCAAGAGCAATTAAAGCTTTTAGATGATAAATTATCTTCAGTCAATCTCTCAAAAGCAAAACATCCTCGCCCTAATTTAGGTAACGATTACATCGCACCCGAAACCGAAATTGAGCAAATCCTTGCTGACATTTGGCAAGAAATTCTGGGAATTGACAAGATAGGTACTTACGACAACTTCTTTGAATTAGGCGGAAATTCTATCAATACAATTCAAATTGCTGCTAAAGCTAACCAAGCAGGTTTGAAATTAACATCTCAACAATTTTTCCACTACCAAACAATTGCTGAATTAGCAACAGATTTATCTATTACTCCAACTATCGAACCCGAAGAGTTAGACAGTACATCAATTCAGCATAGCTTCCTTGAAGAAAATCAGCCCGATGTAAATAATTCCCAGCAGTCTTTATTGCTAGAAATACAGCGAGTGTGTGATGACCCCCATTTGTTAGAAAATATTGAAGACATTTACGAACTCACACCCGTACAAAAAGGGATGCTATTCCACTGTCTTTTTGATAGTGAATTATCCTTATACTTTTTCCAGCATATCTTTACTGTGCGTGGCGAACTGAATATAGAGGCGTTTGAAAAAGCTTGGCAATTAGTAATGGATAGACATCCCATATTACGTACTAGATTTTATTGGGAAGAAGTAGAAAATCCGTTACAAATTGTCTACAAAAAAGTAGAAGTACCCCTGAATTGCTATGATTGGACTAACATCAATTCAGCAGAACAAAAAGCACAGCTGGACTCTTTGATTGTAAGCGATCGCCAAAAAAGTTTTGACTTCTCCCAGCCATGTTTAATGCGTCATACTTTAATTCGCTTTACCAATGACAAGTATCTATATGTGTGGAGTTTTAACCACATCATTATCGATGGTTGGGGTGGTTCATTAGTATTCCAAGAGTTTGTCGAAACTTATGGAACGCTTTGTCAAGGTAAAGAAACCTCTTTTGCACCTACTCGTCTTTTTAGAGACTACATTGATTGGTTGCAACAGCAAGACATATCAAAAGCCGAGAATTTCTGGCGACAAACATTGCAAGGTGTTAAAAAACCAACTCCTCTAACTTACATCGAAAAACTAGAAAAAACTGAGCCATCTTCCACCCAAGAAGTCAAGTATAGTGAAGAGATAATTCAACTACCAACAAAAACTACACAGGCGCTACAGTCCTTTGCCACCCAACATCGTCTTACCCTAGCTACAATCATTAACGGTATCTGGGCTGTTCTTCTGAGTCGTTATACTTGTTG
It contains:
- a CDS encoding type I polyketide synthase, translated to MNIDNNYELMEGVAIIGMAGRFPGAIDIECFWQNLQDGVESLSLFTDEELIAAGVPAALVNDSNYVKVGGVLDNIDLFDAAFFDLNPKEAAVTDPQHRLFLECAWSALENAGYDSTKCDSRIGVYAGASLNNYLNFDLKNDQLGSGESYQKLIGNDKGFLSTRVSYKLNLTGPSITVQTACSTSLVATTLAYQSLQNYQCDMALAGGVSIRLPQETGYFYEPGGPLSPDGHCHAFDAKAQGTTVGNGVGVVVLKRVKDAIADGDCIYAVIKGAAINNDGAMKVGYTAPSVDGQAEAIAEAIMLAEVEPETISYIEAHGSGTSLGDPIEIAALTKVFRVSTEKKNFCAIGSVKTNIGHLDAAAGVAGLIKTALALKHQLIPPSLNFEQPNPEIDFANSPFYVNTKLREWQSSIPRRAGVSSLGMGGTNVHLVLEEAPIVERRSRGAEEQGRKYHLLLLSAKTESALATTAQNLSQHLTLHPDINLADVAYTLQVGRRDFSHRRILICSDVQDAIQRLNQPASQQAVTQFQESGTRSVAFIFPGIDALYADMGRELYDTESVFRAQVDRCCLILRPHLELDLRSVIYPSESERETALEKLQQTSFAQSALFVIEYALAQLWKSWGISPQAMIGQGVGEYVVATLAGVFSLEDALLLVAKESSTKLLEKVQLNPPKIPFISNISGTWIIPTEATDFKYWAQIQQPTFFKVGIAELLKDKQRILLEISFKETLSNAELPVSTHHEQYSEIAFLLNTLGRLWMLGIKIDWSSFYANECRYRLPLPTYPFERQRYWIESTTSQESLELISDHSVENKRYSIELDESNSEKISYKSLDKKPNIADWFYIPVWKQSRPLEFFQAQDLSDQKLHCLVFVDNYGVGTEFVKRLEQQNQDVITVELGEQFNKIDDRIYRINPQQPDNYDALLKELQNQNFKLNTIAHFWSVTPDDISLNNEYQDISFYSLLFLAQAIGKQDIWDFLKLMVVTSNLHDVTGDENLCPQKATILGSCKVIPKEYRNINCSLVDLVIPSAQTSLSPKIIDKLVAELTLQQTNEIVAYRGSHRWIQTFDAVPLEDGIASKTKLKKGGVYLITGGLGGIGLVLAEHLAKTFQAKLILVGRKGLPKRSEWGQWLGNHDSQNAISHQIQKVRSLLKLGAEVEVISADVTNSEQMQAVITQALQKFGQINGVIHAAGIPGGGVSQLKTRDMANNVLAAKVQGTLVLEEVLKVINLDFLVLCSSKTSILGEFGQIDYCAANAFLDAYACCNYIGDRLTISISWDTWQEVGFAVETVLPDKLQKERAEIIKKGILPQEGIDVFNRILASNLPHIVVSTQDLPELIKQNNSPHYLQEQLKLLDDKLSSVNLSKAKHPRPNLGNDYIAPETEIEQILADIWQEILGIDKIGTYDNFFELGGNSINTIQIAAKANQAGLKLTSQQFFHYQTIAELATDLSITPTIEPEELDSTSIQHSFLEENQPDVNNSQQSLLLEIQRVCDDPHLLENIEDIYELTPVQKGMLFHCLFDSELSLYFFQHIFTVRGELNIEAFEKAWQLVMDRHPILRTRFYWEEVENPLQIVYKKVEVPLNCYDWTNINSAEQKAQLDSLIVSDRQKSFDFSQPCLMRHTLIRFTNDKYLYVWSFNHIIIDGWGGSLVFQEFVETYGTLCQGKETSFAPTRLFRDYIDWLQQQDISKAENFWRQTLQGVKKPTPLTYIEKLEKTEPSSTQEVKYSEEIIQLPTKTTQALQSFATQHRLTLATIINGIWAVLLSRYTCCNNVLYGCTVTGRPTDLQGVESMVGMFVNTLPIHVNIDTEQLFLSWLQHFQLQLVEVRDYEYSPLTEIHKWSEIPQKLTLFESIVVVENFPVSEFIRDWQGNIEFQHTEIYYRNNYPLNLVVYPNKELLIAISYDSRRFETATITSILQDIEMLLQGLITNPHFQIKNLPLLTPEQQETAAILEKQATFDWSFAAYS